In Gigantopelta aegis isolate Gae_Host unplaced genomic scaffold, Gae_host_genome ctg3868_pilon_pilon:::debris, whole genome shotgun sequence, a single window of DNA contains:
- the LOC121392469 gene encoding carcinoembryonic antigen-related cell adhesion molecule 1-like isoform X2 has protein sequence MSTCSVFNDGPPGYTVSCRDGTNSNPSTTKKYHLRINRAAERDATDWWCDLNAARTRSNTFRLQFSSGPDSVTLSPPSPGSLAEGDSLTVTCAASCTPPCSYSWTPRHQQISPTSQLKLTNINRSQTENVYTCTATNSLIPKSKTKQFTLTVYYGPDSVQLNTTSPLTVKEGDHVSVSCGATNCSPSCSFMWKFKS, from the exons ATGTCTACATGTTCTGTGTTCAATGATGGACCACCAGGTTACACTGTGTCTTGCCGGGATGGAACAAATAGTAACCCGTCCACCACTAAGAAGTATCATCTGAGGATCAACAGAGCTGCAGAACGTGATGCTACAGACTGGTGGTGTGATCTCAATGCAGCTAGAACACGCAGCAACACGTTTAGGCTGCAGTTCAGCA GTGGTCCAGACTCTGTTACACTCAGTCCACCATCACCTGGGTCTCTAGCAGAAGGAGACAGTCTGACTGTGACGTGTGCTGCTAGTTGTACACCACCATGTTCCTATTCCTGGACTCCGAGACATCAGCAGATCTCACCAACCTCTCAGTTAAAACTGACAAACATCAACAGGAGTCAGACAGAGAATGTGTACACGTGTACAGCGACCAACTCACTTATACCAAAATCTAAAACTAAACAGTTCACACTGACAGTGTACT ATGGTCCAGACAGTGTCCAGCTGAACACCACTTCTCCACTGACAGTGAAGGAAGGTGACCATGTATCTGTGTCATGTGGAGCGACTAACTGTTCTCCATCATGTTCTTTCATGTGGAAGTTTAAATCTTAG
- the LOC121392471 gene encoding nephrin-like, whose protein sequence is MTLRCEVNSHPGSYIKLLNNSQTMHEVTNSKQAEYTWNEAGCLDTGHYTCEAENNIKSAVSESVQLVVRCSPRLDHRFPFRKEFAAAVGGDVTLKISVIANPTPTFTWYKLTDGNRNNIVSGSSSTTDVSAVGNFTLTNVQQGDIGTYQVVVSNGAKNTDLVKNVTLDVAGPPNIPSDVTTWSSDPHSVSIAWLEGFNGGSKQAFIVRYRADTTPQWTNCTTIIPEKGVNTIQKAVIPNLQPNTRYLVRVLAYNIYGYEDFTTEQEALTLPPGECVLPTSSNEVTGTGIAIGIVIGIATAVLTETVFVILWRRGFVCASSKSDGKQSEGNVHQHAQLDDTRRGNRTELDNSGDQTNTYEGLGIREDTPYAKMELYENLKT, encoded by the exons ATGACTCTGAGATGTGAAGTTAACAGTCATCCAGGATCTTACATCAAACTGTTGAACAACTCACAGACTATGCATGAAGTGACAAACTCTAAACAGGCTGAGTACACGTGGAACGAGGCTGGGTGTCTGGATACAGGACACTACACGTGTGAAGCGGAAAACAACATCAAGTCAGCTGTCAGTGAAAGTGTGCAGCTTGTTGTGAGAT gtTCACCAAGACTAGACCATCGATTTCCATTCAGAAAAGAGTTTGCAGCTGCAGTAGGTGGTGATGTGACTCTGAAGATATCAGTGATTGCCAATCCAACACCGACATTCACCTGGTACAAACTGACTGATggaaacagaaataatattgtGTCTGGTAGTTCATCAACAACTGACGTATCTGCTGTTGGGAATTTCACACTGACAAATGTTCAGCAGGGAGATATTGGGACCTATCAGGTTGTGGTGTCAAATGGAGCTAAAAACACAGATCTTGTGAAGAACGTGACGCTTGATGTAGCAG GTCCTCCGAATATTCCCTCTGATGTCACAACATGGAGCAGTGATCCACACTCAGTATCAATTGCTTGGCTGGAGGGATTTAACGGAGGATCAAAGCAGGCGTTTATTGTACGATACCGAGCAGACACAACACCACAGTGGACAAACTGCACTACAATCATTCCAGAAAAAGGTGTTAACACAATTCAGAAAGCTGTTATACCAAATCTTCAACCAAACACGAGGTACCTAGTTCGGGTTTTGGCTTATAACATATATGGATACGAAGATTTTACCACAGAACAGGAAGCTTTGACATTACCTccag GTGAATGTGTTCTACCAACCTCATCAAACGAAGTAACTGGGACAGGGATTGCTATAGGGATTGTGATAGGGATTGCTACTGCTGTCTTGACAGAGACTGTCTTTGTTATTTTGTGGAGACGAGGCTTTGTGTGTGCTTCTTCAAAATCAG ATGGGAAGCAGTCTGAAGGTAATGT ACATCAACATGCACAACTAGACGACACACGACGTGGGAACAGAACTG AACTAGATAATTCTGGTGACCAGACAAACACATACGAGGGACTGGGAATTCGAGAAGATACGCCGTATGCAAAAATGGAACTTTATGAAAATCTCAAGACATGA
- the LOC121392469 gene encoding carcinoembryonic antigen-related cell adhesion molecule 1-like isoform X1, whose translation MAVFVYILVSMTAVNHVLGSSLSISGSSSYAVLNQPFTLTCTVSQAAGLNDIVNVYKNSPDVFASLSQYMSTCSVFNDGPPGYTVSCRDGTNSNPSTTKKYHLRINRAAERDATDWWCDLNAARTRSNTFRLQFSSGPDSVTLSPPSPGSLAEGDSLTVTCAASCTPPCSYSWTPRHQQISPTSQLKLTNINRSQTENVYTCTATNSLIPKSKTKQFTLTVYYGPDSVQLNTTSPLTVKEGDHVSVSCGATNCSPSCSFMWKFKS comes from the exons ATGGCTGTGTTCGTGTACATATTAGTTTCTATGACCGCGGTTAATCACGTTCTAG gtTCATCACTGTCTATTTCTGGATCTTCGTCTTATGCAGTGTTGAATCAGCCGTTTACCTTGACCTGTACAGTGTCTCAAGCTGCTGGTCTCAATGATATCGTAAATGTCTATAAGAACTCACCTGACGTGTTTGCTTCTCTGAGCCAGTATATGTCTACATGTTCTGTGTTCAATGATGGACCACCAGGTTACACTGTGTCTTGCCGGGATGGAACAAATAGTAACCCGTCCACCACTAAGAAGTATCATCTGAGGATCAACAGAGCTGCAGAACGTGATGCTACAGACTGGTGGTGTGATCTCAATGCAGCTAGAACACGCAGCAACACGTTTAGGCTGCAGTTCAGCA GTGGTCCAGACTCTGTTACACTCAGTCCACCATCACCTGGGTCTCTAGCAGAAGGAGACAGTCTGACTGTGACGTGTGCTGCTAGTTGTACACCACCATGTTCCTATTCCTGGACTCCGAGACATCAGCAGATCTCACCAACCTCTCAGTTAAAACTGACAAACATCAACAGGAGTCAGACAGAGAATGTGTACACGTGTACAGCGACCAACTCACTTATACCAAAATCTAAAACTAAACAGTTCACACTGACAGTGTACT ATGGTCCAGACAGTGTCCAGCTGAACACCACTTCTCCACTGACAGTGAAGGAAGGTGACCATGTATCTGTGTCATGTGGAGCGACTAACTGTTCTCCATCATGTTCTTTCATGTGGAAGTTTAAATCTTAG